From a single Brassica oleracea var. oleracea cultivar TO1000 chromosome C5, BOL, whole genome shotgun sequence genomic region:
- the LOC106294922 gene encoding 60S ribosomal protein L18a-like protein translates to MTSGGVVEDEKNRSVANDYQHQQQPPHPPPFQGVSNYPPPQQQPPPPGYPQPAQPYVSGYAVNGVTEHDRLPCCGIGIGWLLFILGFFFGAIPWYIGFFLFLFSRNPREKPGYIACAIGAVIATIFIVIGAVRGSGAWS, encoded by the exons ATGACCAGCGGCGGCGTAGTAGAAGACGAGAAAAACAGATCAGTTGCGAATGATTATCAACACCAGCAGCAGCCTCCTCATCCTCCGCCGTTTCAAGGTGTCTCCAACTATCCACCTCCTCAGCAGCAGCCACCTCCCCCCGGTTATCCACAGCCAGCTCAGCCCTACGTCTCCG GTTATGCTGTTAATGGAGTAACAGAGCACGATCGTCTTCCGTGTTGTGGAATAGGCATTGGTTGGTTATT ATTCATCCTTGGTTTCTTCTTCGGTGCCATCCCCTGGTACATCGGCTTTTTCCTTTTCCTATTCTCTAGAAACCCGCGTGAGAAACCAGGATACATAGCTTGTGCAATTGGA GCTGTTATTGCTACGATTTTCATCGTTATTGGAGCTGTAAGAGGATCAGGGGCCTGGTCTTAA
- the LOC106292300 gene encoding uncharacterized protein LOC106292300 has product MRFRPAKLILEPEREETIRKGTPGPTMRSNRRTSKRMRPDPHTVQEEVLEPEIQKVRFAATNFSGYAINWYDQVLNHKRRTGERPIETWDELTELMRKRFVPSHYHRDLHQKLRRLLQGTNSVEDYYQGIEILMIKTDTDEPLEATMARFLSGLNRDIQDRMELQEYGSVEQMLHKAILIEQQLKRNSFSKPAITSKNRSSLLNRSLLLNQATKTKAVETSGRARDIRCFKCQGLGHFAKNCPNQRVMILMENAEVESENEQEDLVPIFDDEDESFGYPHHGPLLVARKSMVESIFDETDSRLVDDSDPTFDVDSDPIFDEKVCFDYPAHGPLLVTRRSLSVQPKTNEKEQRDNLFHSRCLVSEKVCSLIIDGGSCTNVASDSLVRKLGLATRPLSRPFRLEWLNEAGEQYLKEQVTVPITIGRYEDEVICNVLPMDACHILFGKKITLVPLTPLEVHQDQVQLKRSRDKESKPDEHESSQRNSNFYIKPSQEYSDVFPDENPKGLPPVRGIEHQIDLVPGASLPNRPAYRTNPVETKELQKQIGDLLEKGYIRESLNPCAIHVLLVPKKDGSWRMCLDCRAINNITVKYMHPIPRLDDMLDELHGSCVFSKIDLKSGYHQIRMKEGDEWKTAFKTKLGLYEWLVMPFGLTNAPSTFMHLMNHVLKDLEWTRRKSKPSETGQVHRPWAR; this is encoded by the exons ATGAGATTCAGGCCAGCCAAACTCATCCTAGAACCGGAACGAGAAGAGACCATCCGCAAAGGAACACCCGGTCCGACGATGAGATCCAATAGGAGGACGTCCAAGAGGATGAGGCCAGATCCGCATACCGTCCAAGAAGAGGTCCTAGAACCTGAGATCCAG AAAGTAAGATTTGCTGCTACTAATTTCTCTGGCTATGCTATTAATTGGTATGATCAAGTTTTGAACCACAAGAGGAGAACAGGTGAACGGCCGATTGAGACATGGGACGAGCTTACCGAGCTGATGAGGAAACGTTTCGTACCTTCTCACTATCACCGCGACCTCCACCAGAAGCTAAGACGCTTGCTTCAAGGAACCAACTCTGTGGAAGACTATTACCAAGGGATAGAGATCTTGATGATCAAGACTGACACGGATGAGCCTTTGGAAGCCACCATGGCTCGATTTCTTTCAGGCCTCAACCGTGACATCCAAGACCGTATGGAGCTTCAAGAGTATGGTAGTGTGGAACAGATGCTACACAAAGCCATCTTGATCGAGCAACAACTCAAGAGGAATAGTTTCTCAAAACCGGCCATTACTTCCAAAAACCGGTCTTCTCTCCTAAACCGGTCTTTGCTCCTAAACCAAGCTACCAAGACAAAG GCAGTGGAGACTTCTGGCCGAGCAAGAGACATTAGGTGCTTCAAGTGTCAAGGCCTAGGACACTTCGCCAAAAATTGTCCCAACCAACGGGTGATGATTCTCATGGAAAATGCAGAAGTTGAATCTGAGAATGAACAGGAGGATCTGGTTCCAATCTTTGATGATGAGGACGAGTCATTTGGATATCCACATCACGGGCCACTACTCGTTGCTAGGAAAAGCATGGTGGAGTCAATCTTTGATGAGACGGACAGCCGCTTGGTCGATGATTCTGATCCGACCTTTGATGTTGACTCCGATCCGATCTTTGATGAAAAGGTTTGCTTCGACTATCCAGCTCATGGTCCTCTACTTGTCACAAGAAGATCTTTGAGTGTTCAACCCAAAACCAATGAAAAAGAACAAAGGGATAATCTTTTTCATTCTCGTTGTTTAGTTTCTGAAAAGGTCTGTTCTTTGATTATTGATGGTGGGAGTTGTACTAATGTTGCTAGTGACAGTCTTGTCAGGAAACTAGGGCTTGCTACTCGGCCTCTCTCTCGTCCTTTCAGGTTGGAATGGCTAAACGAGGCTGGAGAACAGTATCTGAAAGAACAAGTTACCGTCCCCATTACCATTGGCCGATATGAGGACGAGGTCATTTGCAACGTTCTTCCTATGGACGCATGCCACATTCTCTTTG GAAAGAAGATCACACTGGTTCCTTTGACCCCTTTGGAGGTCCATCAAGATCAGGTCCAACTCAAGAGGAGCCGTGACAAAGAATCCAAGCCAGATGAACACGAATCATCCCAACGGAACTCCAATTTCTATATCAAGCCAAGTCAG GAGTATTCTGATGTATTTCCAGATGAGAATCCTAAAGGATTGCCACCAGTACGAGGCATTGAACATCAGATAGACCTTGTTCCAGGAGCGTCTCTGCCAAACCGACCAGCTTACCGTACCAATCCGGTGGAGACCAAGGAACTTCAGAAGCAGATTGGTGACCTTCTTGAGAAAGGCTACATCCGGGAGAGCCTCAATCCTTGTGCCATTCATGTCCTTCTTGTGCCCAAAAAGGATGGCTCGTGGCGCATGTGTTTGGACTGCCGTGCCATCAACAACATCACAGTAAAGTATATGCATCCCATTCCTAGGCTAGACGACATGCTTGATGAGTTGCATGGATCATGTGTCTTCTCTAAAATTGATTTGAAAAGTGGCTATCACCAGATTAGGATGAAAGAAGGTGATGAGTGGAAAACTGCATTTAAAACAAAGTTAGGATTGTATGAGTGGCTTGTTATGCCATTTGGTCTTACTAATGCACCTAGCACTTTTATGCATTTGATGAATCAT GTGCTGAAGGACTTAGAGTGGACGAGGAGAAAATCAAAGCCATCCGAGACTGGCCAAGTCCATCGACCGTGGGCGAGGTAA